A window of the Mucilaginibacter sp. cycad4 genome harbors these coding sequences:
- a CDS encoding SDR family oxidoreductase: protein MTDPTIPNNTTTAGPAGGMLRDDALKGKTIIVTGGGTGLGKAMGTYFLHLGANLVITSRKLEVLKETAAEMQSTTGGKVLPIACDVRKYDEVEAMLQQAIEAFGQVDVLLNNAAGNFISPTERLSANAFSAIIDIVLKGSANCSLALGKYWIKEKMPGNILNIITTYAFTGSAYVVPSACAKGGVLAMTRSLAVEWGRHGIRANAIAPGPFPTKGAWERLLPGDMAQKFDFKNRVPLKRVGEHQELANLAAFLVSDFSGYINGEVITIDGGEWLQGAGQFSGFEMIPDEMWDDIEKATRSA, encoded by the coding sequence ATGACAGATCCGACAATTCCGAATAATACTACGACTGCCGGCCCTGCCGGTGGAATGTTAAGAGATGATGCCTTGAAAGGGAAAACCATCATAGTAACCGGCGGCGGAACAGGTTTGGGCAAGGCAATGGGGACTTACTTTTTGCATTTGGGCGCTAACCTGGTAATCACCAGCCGTAAACTTGAGGTGTTGAAGGAAACAGCCGCCGAAATGCAGTCCACGACCGGCGGAAAGGTATTACCAATAGCCTGCGACGTACGCAAATATGATGAGGTTGAAGCGATGCTGCAACAAGCCATTGAGGCGTTTGGACAGGTTGACGTACTGTTGAATAACGCGGCCGGTAATTTCATTTCACCTACGGAGCGTTTGTCGGCAAATGCGTTTTCGGCTATCATTGATATTGTTTTAAAGGGTTCGGCCAATTGCTCGCTGGCTTTGGGTAAATATTGGATCAAAGAAAAAATGCCCGGTAATATATTGAATATTATTACCACCTATGCCTTTACCGGCTCGGCTTACGTTGTGCCCTCGGCCTGTGCAAAGGGTGGTGTGCTGGCCATGACCAGGTCTTTAGCCGTTGAATGGGGCAGGCATGGTATCCGTGCAAATGCCATTGCGCCTGGGCCATTTCCTACCAAAGGGGCCTGGGAAAGGTTGTTGCCCGGTGATATGGCCCAGAAATTCGATTTTAAAAACAGGGTGCCGCTTAAACGGGTAGGGGAACACCAGGAACTGGCTAACCTGGCCGCCTTCCTGGTATCTGATTTTTCAGGGTATATCAACGGCGAAGTAATTACGATCGATGGTGGGGAGTGGCTGCAGGGGGCCGGACAGTTCAGCGGGTTTGAAATGATACCGGATGAAATGTGGGATGATATTGAGAAAGCTACGCGGTCGGCGTAA
- a CDS encoding long-chain fatty acid--CoA ligase, whose protein sequence is MEKATRLFDCMITQAKEPKVDLLNAKENGSWRSYSTEEVHTMINQLSSALLDLGVSGGDGTTEGRDKIGLISSGRPEWIITDLAVQQTGAILVPLYPNTGTKEIEQILNEAGVKYVFVSSKDLCDKVKEVHLNIPSLKAIFTFDNIDGCNHWGTLLNPLKEDSLQKIQQITDQITEDDVATIIYTSGTTGRPKGVMLTHKNIMTNASASGDILSRIPVTEKRALSFLPLNHIFEKMCTYVYLYYGFSIYYAESMDTIGANMKEVKPSLFTAVPRLLEKVFEKIMVQGQKLTGIKRKIFFWSVKLAEAYEINNTSLRYKIKLAIADKLVYSKWRAAIGGNIKAIVVGSSACPIKLERIFTAANIVIMEGYGLTETSPVIAVNCYEKSGRKFGTVGRLLSGVQVKIAADGEILCKGPNVMLGYYKNPELTAEVLEDGWFHTGDIGELDKDSFLKITDRKKEIFKTSGGKYVAPLPIETKMKENYFIEQMMVVGSEKKFVAALIVPSYTHLKPWCKENGIAFTTNNELVKDARVIELYHSIISTYNPEFNHVEQVKKITLLPNEWSIDSGELTPTGKMKRKVITEKYKTEIDKMYPCEVSEDPTLVN, encoded by the coding sequence ATGGAAAAGGCGACAAGATTGTTTGATTGCATGATTACCCAGGCTAAGGAGCCCAAGGTTGATCTTTTGAATGCAAAGGAGAATGGTTCCTGGAGGTCATACAGCACCGAAGAGGTGCATACGATGATTAACCAGCTATCTTCGGCTTTGTTGGATCTGGGAGTTTCGGGCGGTGACGGCACTACCGAAGGCCGCGATAAAATAGGGTTGATAAGCAGCGGCAGGCCCGAGTGGATCATAACCGATCTGGCAGTACAGCAAACTGGCGCCATATTGGTCCCGCTATACCCTAATACAGGCACTAAAGAAATTGAGCAGATCCTGAACGAGGCCGGAGTTAAATATGTATTTGTAAGCAGTAAAGATCTATGCGATAAGGTTAAAGAGGTTCATTTAAATATCCCATCGTTAAAAGCCATTTTTACTTTCGATAACATCGACGGATGTAATCATTGGGGAACATTGCTCAATCCTTTAAAAGAGGATTCTCTGCAAAAAATACAGCAAATAACTGACCAGATCACCGAAGACGATGTGGCAACCATCATTTATACTTCGGGCACTACGGGCCGACCAAAAGGGGTAATGCTTACACATAAAAACATCATGACCAATGCCTCGGCATCCGGCGACATCCTTAGCCGGATCCCGGTTACAGAAAAACGTGCTTTGAGCTTTTTGCCGCTGAACCACATTTTTGAAAAGATGTGTACCTATGTTTATCTCTACTACGGTTTTTCTATTTATTACGCCGAAAGTATGGACACCATCGGTGCAAATATGAAAGAGGTAAAGCCTTCCCTTTTTACCGCTGTGCCCCGTTTGCTCGAAAAAGTGTTTGAGAAAATTATGGTACAGGGACAGAAACTAACCGGTATTAAGAGGAAGATCTTTTTCTGGTCGGTAAAACTGGCCGAAGCGTATGAAATTAATAATACCAGCCTGCGGTATAAGATCAAGCTGGCCATAGCTGATAAACTGGTTTACAGTAAATGGCGTGCTGCCATAGGCGGAAATATAAAGGCCATAGTAGTTGGCAGTTCTGCCTGCCCCATAAAACTGGAAAGAATTTTCACTGCTGCTAATATTGTTATTATGGAAGGTTACGGGCTTACCGAAACGTCGCCGGTAATTGCTGTTAACTGTTATGAAAAAAGCGGCCGGAAATTTGGCACCGTAGGCCGTTTGCTGAGCGGTGTGCAGGTGAAGATAGCCGCCGATGGCGAGATCCTTTGCAAAGGGCCGAATGTGATGTTAGGCTATTATAAAAACCCTGAACTAACGGCAGAGGTACTGGAAGACGGATGGTTCCACACCGGGGATATAGGTGAGCTGGACAAAGATTCGTTCCTGAAAATAACCGATCGTAAAAAAGAGATCTTTAAAACATCGGGCGGTAAATATGTGGCCCCGCTACCCATCGAAACTAAGATGAAGGAAAATTATTTTATTGAGCAGATGATGGTTGTTGGTTCGGAAAAGAAATTTGTTGCCGCATTGATCGTTCCATCCTACACGCATTTAAAACCCTGGTGCAAGGAAAATGGTATTGCGTTTACAACTAACAATGAATTGGTTAAAGATGCGAGGGTGATTGAGCTTTATCATTCAATTATCAGTACCTATAACCCCGAATTTAACCATGTTGAACAGGTGAAGAAAATAACCTTGCTTCCTAATGAATGGTCGATAGACAGCGGTGAGCTTACCCCGACAGGTAAAATGAAACGGAAGGTGATCACCGAAAAATACAAAACAGAAATAGATAAAATGTATCCCTGCGAAGTGAGCGAGGACCCTACTCTTGTAAATTAA
- a CDS encoding IS630 family transposase, with the protein MVFEDEASLSNTATVSYMWAEKGKQPKINQKQRKRERKTLFGCIEPETGIVITGKADKGNTVSFFSFLLLVTKMYRDRKVIMVLDNVPYHHAKRLKPILERYRHRIELLYLPAYSPDLNPIERVWWYMRKKITHNRYVHNLEDRINSFDVFMQDFKVENDLGKNLAKLIVNI; encoded by the coding sequence ATCGTATTTGAGGATGAAGCAAGTTTGTCAAACACAGCTACAGTTTCGTATATGTGGGCAGAAAAAGGTAAGCAGCCGAAAATAAATCAAAAACAACGAAAAAGAGAAAGGAAAACTTTGTTCGGTTGTATTGAACCTGAAACCGGGATTGTAATCACCGGTAAAGCCGACAAAGGCAATACTGTCAGCTTTTTTAGTTTCCTGCTATTGGTAACGAAAATGTACCGGGACCGTAAGGTGATAATGGTTCTGGATAATGTGCCCTATCATCACGCCAAAAGACTGAAACCGATATTGGAGCGATACAGGCACAGGATAGAATTACTATACCTTCCAGCGTATTCTCCCGACCTGAATCCCATTGAGCGGGTTTGGTGGTATATGAGAAAGAAGATTACTCATAATCGGTATGTTCACAATCTGGAAGACCGGATCAATAGCTTTGACGTCTTTATGCAGGATTTCAAAGTTGAAAATGATCTCGGAAAGAATTTAGCTAAATTAATTGTAAATATTTAA
- a CDS encoding enoyl-CoA hydratase/isomerase family protein produces MNTFQTTIQGKLVTITLDRGRSNAINHEMVKELDACIKTLENDDNVGGVILTGKEGFFSSGIDLIEAYDYNEEQSRQFWIDFLALQSTLAAFRKPIVAAISGHSPAGGCILAICCDYRVMAAGTFIIGLNEVPVGIIVPDSVFSLYAFWLGQRKAYQYLMEGKLLKVDEALDAGLIDEISSPDKLMNAAVEKVTAYMKLNPVTWTESKLNLRKELTGKLKADQTDTLNKMLKQWWAPETRQGLQMMIQNLKSKNTPVN; encoded by the coding sequence ATGAATACATTTCAAACAACCATACAGGGCAAATTGGTTACAATTACGCTCGACAGGGGACGGTCAAATGCCATCAACCACGAAATGGTTAAGGAACTGGATGCCTGTATAAAAACGCTGGAGAATGATGATAATGTAGGAGGAGTTATTTTAACCGGGAAGGAAGGCTTTTTCTCCTCGGGGATCGACCTGATTGAGGCTTATGATTATAACGAAGAGCAAAGCCGCCAGTTTTGGATAGATTTTTTGGCCCTGCAAAGCACTTTAGCAGCTTTCAGGAAGCCAATAGTAGCGGCGATAAGCGGGCACAGTCCGGCCGGGGGCTGTATATTAGCCATTTGCTGCGACTACCGGGTAATGGCAGCGGGAACATTCATCATCGGGTTAAATGAAGTACCAGTAGGGATCATCGTTCCTGATAGTGTGTTTAGTCTGTATGCATTCTGGCTTGGCCAGCGTAAGGCTTATCAATATTTAATGGAGGGTAAGCTCCTGAAAGTAGACGAAGCGCTGGACGCCGGGCTGATCGATGAGATTTCCTCCCCGGATAAGTTAATGAACGCGGCAGTAGAAAAGGTTACAGCTTATATGAAACTGAATCCTGTTACCTGGACGGAGAGTAAATTGAATTTACGTAAGGAGCTCACAGGCAAATTAAAGGCCGATCAGACCGATACCTTGAACAAAATGCTGAAGCAATGGTGGGCACCCGAAACCAGGCAGGGCCTGCAAATGATGATCCAAAATTTAAAATCAAAAAATACCCCTGTAAATTAA
- a CDS encoding helix-turn-helix domain-containing protein, with protein MSKVALKIEHYTSEELRSLLRKDEKYQQAIRLYACYQVSLGKRPQELESIYETSFKSICNWVNRLNEGGIEALIDKVKPGRNNRLTNDELQSIKAVLLNKQPDDYGFNSATWTGPLLIELIRKEYQVEYKKAQIYNILKKLGLTFQKGKGLYPEAQDREEKVNALKKTPGVSAS; from the coding sequence ATGAGCAAAGTAGCATTAAAAATAGAACATTATACTTCAGAAGAGTTACGATCCCTATTGAGGAAAGACGAGAAGTATCAACAGGCGATAAGATTATACGCCTGTTACCAGGTTTCTTTAGGTAAGCGGCCACAGGAGTTGGAATCGATTTACGAAACGTCTTTTAAGTCGATTTGCAATTGGGTAAACCGTTTAAATGAAGGCGGGATAGAGGCATTAATAGATAAGGTAAAACCGGGAAGAAATAACCGGCTTACGAATGATGAGCTACAATCGATAAAAGCTGTATTGTTAAATAAGCAGCCCGATGATTATGGATTTAACAGCGCCACCTGGACAGGGCCGTTATTGATTGAACTGATCAGGAAGGAATATCAGGTTGAATATAAAAAAGCGCAGATATACAATATATTAAAGAAGTTAGGTTTGACATTTCAAAAGGGTAAAGGCCTGTATCCCGAAGCACAGGACAGGGAAGAAAAGGTAAATGCTTTAAAAAAAACTCCGGGGGTTTCGGCAAGCTGA